AGGTTGCCTTTTCTCGTTTTAAATAAAATACTCGCAAACAATATCAATAATTGTCACATGACTTATTTCTGATTTATCTGCCACTTTCTCATGTTCGAGTAAGTTAGCTTAAAGAAATCGACCTCCTGTGTAGCAGCAGACATTAAACGAGCCTACCTGAAGTAAGTCcactactccacacacactcttctgctCACGGAGATCTGCTGATCTGGTGTTTATGTAGAATAAGACATGAAACCGTGTTTAACTTAACAAAATCAAGGATTATTGGACATTACTGCCTTACAAAATTTTCGTGGCAAATAGAAATAACTCGTGGACTCACTGTTACTGGTAAACAAAGCCGACAACTATGCCATACTGCCACCGCCGGGAATGGAGTGTCACTGCAGGAATTTGGATTTGGAACGTTTTTGGCTTGTTTAGATCGAGGCTATttcatacagtctatggtttaggtatacacagatagacagacactgTCCCAATAGGTTAGATATTATCTAAAATGTCTCATTCGACGTGACGTGACATTGTTTCAACACAGACatcatatcaaatgttgaaaatgacaaatttgattccatggaaaatataggcctattaattttgaatttgataccaacATGTTTCAagaaaagttgggacggggttaacaaaatgctggaaaagttgtaaCGATAAAGAAAACAGAAGGGGGAATGTTTCAGAATTCTGGTAGCTGGGCAACATAAAAGATGTGAAACAGAGCATCATCAGAGAGGCAGATTTGAGTAAATATAGGATGCAAGAAGTAAAGATGTAAGATATCACTCAAACTGCATGTgtggacaaatgatgaaacaatgtcatgttaatgcttcttaacattaAACTGTGAAGCATTTAGGGAGTTCATCAgtacataatatcattaaaatcCAAATATAACAAGGGATAGagctaaaaaaacaacattggccgtggtcttttggatctcagatggcactgcattaaaaccagacctgtttatGTAAAGAAAAGCATTGTATGGtgcaggaaaacctctgataacaaTTGTCTATGAGCACGGTTGGATACTCAATTCAGAAATGCTAGTGTAACTGGACCTGAGCTTGTtaaaaatggactgaggtaacgtggGAAAAGgccctgtggttagaccaatcaaaatttgcaatTTGTTTTGAAAATCATGGACTTATAAAGAGTAAGGATCCAAGTATCCATATCCAACTAGTTTTAGTGTTCAGTTCTAAACCCAACATCTCCgatggtgtggaggtgcattagttgtatattatcacattctgtttttattggcATTTTACACAATGGCCCAACTtattctgatttggggttgtagatTTGTTGATCTTGatgtaagattaataacacttggttagattttattaggtAAGCAGTTTTTGTCATCTTTAGTTGCCACAATGTTATTTCTGAGAGGTGAGGTGTAATTTGATTCAATGTTGAACTGAAATATAATAGCCTTTCTCCAAATCACAGACTTCAATtctcataacattagctgaAGGTAATTAGGAGACAATCACAAGTCTGTGAACTCTGAATGTAGACTATGTGTTGTCAGGTTTTAAATATGGGCCTACAGTACAGACTAAACTGCTTTGCTATATCATTCCAAAGCATTATCAACCATATTGCTCCTCTACTCAAGATGAATattaaagtataagtatactttaTAAAGTATATAAACTTATACTTATAAAGTATATAAACTTTATAAAGTTCAtaaagtatatactcttttgatcctgtgagggaaatttggtctctgcatttatcccaatccgtgaattagtgaaacacactcagcacacagtgaacacacagtgaggtgaagcacacactaatcctggctaCATCGGCGCtcggccttgctcaagggcacttcagacgtgcctactggtcggggttcaaaccagcaaccctccggttacaagtccgaagcgctaaccagtaggccccgGCTGCCCCTAACTATGCCTACTGTTTGGATTTCCTTCATGAATCGCAGGAGCATGTAATGTGAATGCAGTGGTGGTAGTCCATGACTGCTGGGTATTGTGAAGATGTATCTAACATTTAAAGGAAAAACAGCATGTCCAAAATCACTTGTAAATAGTCGATGGAAACATCTGTATTTGCACACCACTCAACATGGTTCCGATagctaccaagcctctccaagtctccacaatgattctggAATGCACCTTTCTAGCAGCAATccaggttttgaggcaggaatgGTTCCTTGTCATTACtcaaattaatattattaaggtgctatattgttattaattaaaaaataaagaaatacccGCACACTGTCGTATATGTTCCCAGAGTGGTTTATTTAAGCTACAATGTTTTGACCAGAGGTCTCCGTCAGGTATTAAGGagatgagtgagtgggtggggaTATAGATAGACAGAATAGTGAGCAATACCCCATGTCCACCAATCAGTCAGTCCTTCCTATCAATGAATCAGACAAAAGtgagcaaatagcctatatatGTGAGCAAATGGCCTATATGGCCTACATTAGCTTACCAAGTGTTACATTTGCATCAATTCAATCTTTTGAATAGGTTGTTATACATCAGACCCAATCCCTCACATCCATACAAGTGCCACGTATATcaggaagaaaaaagagaacaagCAAATTTGCATTGAATTGACAATTATAAAAAGGGTTTTCTCATCACATTGATCAGATTCCTAACGTTACGTCATACTTTGCCTAAAATTTACAAACTAACAATAAACAGcacaacagtcaggaaacaatgcatGTGGGTCTATCTTGGCTGTAAATatatttctgcatttttccagATGTTTACACTGCAAAAAGTGACATTTTACTAATTGTTATAATCTTAGGTTAAAATAAAAATTTAGCTAGATTTTtcttatcttaatataagattataacacttaGTAAAATGTCACTTTTTGCAGTGTACAGGTGTTGCTGCTACTatttatcacaataagtttcaGGTTTCATCTTCGGTTTTGTctctcgtcgctgattggcctgatatttttcttgtctgagggaaacgTTAGTGAATTATCATGTCCCAGACTAGAATCTCTCTGAAAGGATACAGTATCTAGGATGGGCAGGGCCAGATATATTAAGTGGGTGTGGTCAGGATATTATTTTATGGCTCATGGATGAAAACTGTTCAGAAGTGTCACGCAGGTTCTCTCTAGTGTGTACAAGCATGTGGGTTTTAAGGTTCTTAAGTCGTGAataagcttttccacactggacacatatGTGAGGCTTCTTTCCAGTGTGTGTCATCATATGGATATTAAGatttgacatttttttaaaagcttttccacaatGGACACATACGTGAGGCTTCTCTCCGGTGTGCGTCATCATATGGTAATTAAGACTTGACATTTttgtaaaagcttttccacactggatacATGTATGAGGCTTCTCTTCACTGTGTGTTAGCATATGGGATTTAAGATAAGGAATTAGTgcaaaaccttttccacactgggcacatatGTGAGGTTTCTCTTCAGTGTGAATTAGCATATGGGTTTTAAGAGCTGAAAtatgtggaaaagcttttccacactggtcaCATTCATGGGGCTTCTCTCCGGTGTGTATTCGCATGTGGGTGTTAAGAGAGGAAGTACGTAAataagcttttccacactggatacatttatgaggcttctctccggtGTGAGTTAAAATATGTCTTTTAAGGAGTGAATTTTCTGAAAAGGCTCTTCCACACTGGACGCATATGTGAGGCTTCTCACTAGCGTGAGTTAGCATGTGGGCTTTCAGATGTGCAATTTGCAAAAAcgattttccacactggacacacaggtggggcttctctccagtgtgcgtCATTATATGAGATTTAAGATTTGATGTGTTTCtgaaagcttttccacactggacacatacatgcggcttctctccagtgtgaattcgcatgtgggttttaagattCTGAATTCGTGAAAACATCTTTCCACACTGGATACATTTATGAGgtttctctcctgtgtgagtCAAACTATGGATTTTAAGTGCTGAAATGTGTGGGAAAACCTTTCCACACTGGTCACATTTATGAGACttttctccagtgtgtattcGCATATGGGTTTTAAGATTTCGAATTCGtgaaaatgcttttccacaATGGGCACATATGTGTTTCTCCCCAGTATGTACTAGCATATGGGTTTTCAGATGTGAAACTTGTGAAAAAACTTTTCCACAATGAACACATTTATGTCTTTTGCCAGTACTCTGGCTTTGATTAACACcaagagagtgtgtttgctggtgtttCTTGAGTTCTCTCAGGGCTGTGAAACTCTTCCTACAGACGGTGCAGTGGTGCAGCCTTCCTTTGAGTTGCACTTCATCATTCTGCCCATGGATCTTCTGCTGTGGGTGTTCTGATTCATCTGAAAGAGTTACAAGGTGGATTTAGAATGACAGATAGACGCTCTATTATGACAGACAGATGTTCTATTATGACAGACACTAGAGGGTGTTCTGATACACCTGGAAGAGTAACAGCGTATCCTTGCATTCAATGCTATCCGTCtactagggctgtaacgatacaaaCCAAAACAAAGCGTCCTTTTCTTCACgattgttaatgttttatttggattaaATGTGCATGCAGAGGGGCGTGTGTCCATTGAGcacggcgagagagagagagaggtggacgggggtttacttctatactgtttggttaAGTTGCAATCATGATTCAAAATGAAAGCTACGAGAGCTATGAAActctgatttatttatttattgatttatttttggacaacgtacCGGTAAGTAAGGCGGGAGATATGTGTTGCTTATGCTGCCGCGTAAGCTGCAAATGCTGCGGGAAACACTAGAAGGGGTGTGTCACGATTCTGCCTTCAACCACAGCAACAGTGTCGTGGATATGAGTGTTGCGATTTCAGTTTAGATACGCATATCATTACAGCCCTAGTCAGCACTGAACCTGTTAAATATGCCCTGTATAGAGTCATATTTTTCCTTCAAAATAGCAGAGCATTTCAGACAGACATGAAATTCACTGCTCtgagaaaaaaactaaaaaaaaaaaaagaaaaaaaaaccggCAAATGCAGAGTACTGGCAAAAGGCAACATAAATGGATCCAGTGTGGAGAAGCATTCTCACATGTTTTAcgtcttaaaggggtggttcagaattttggacataggacctcatttccaagttagcaagtctgatatttatcagtggagaccgttttcaacattttttatccagtccttctagttgcagagttcgcaggtgctaagctcgcgcaagtcatcagtattgttagcctgccactaaacctcactccacagtacacctgaggcaaataaattataacgccagactatcgatgacACTTGGTTTGATTTTATTCTTTGCAGCGAACAGCACCCTAAATGATTGTGGTCACTCAAGATAATGAATGCCTTTTACTGATGAGCCgatgaaaaattaaacttcagaCACAGCAACAAACACTTCCCTATGGTTGTTATAATGGTTAACATTgaaatacgttttttttttttttttatctctcaaTATGGTTAACAGGGGAGTCATATCTGAAAGGACTTACTTCCCAGCAGATAATCGTGTTCTTGTTCATCATCTTCAATCTTCACTTCAATCTCCGCGGTTGTCTGTTGTGTTTCATAAGTAACGTTGGACTCTGTGACGTCTGTTTCAGTTTTAGGCCTACAGTGAAGCTCTGCAAAGGTCTTTTCATCTTCATCTGGACATGAAATCATATGATCATATTCCTCCTCTTTTAAATCTTCTTTCACCATCACGCTCAGCTGGTCAACGTGCTGACTAAATGGACGTCCAAGATCGATGATCCCATCCAAAGTTTTCTAGTTTTTTGTCAGAAcgacacaaaaacaaaagattacctaaaatacagtacacaaaaacaacatcaaTAACACATACTTATTTCCATTTACCACTTTCCCATGTTCGAGGAAGTTAATTTAAGAAATTGATCTCTGATATTGTATGTAACGTAGCAACCGCTGCtcaaattatataataataataatcataataataataataataattaatatagcTTTATCGTCCATAAAAAGTGGAAATTTGTCTTTGACTTCACAGGTGGGTTtctaaaacacagacacaataaatataacaaacaaataaaacaatcacCATTAAAAACAACAATATGTTGCTGTATATCAGTTGTACCAAAAtgtagtttattattattaaagggaAATGGTTCTTGGCATAAATCCGCG
This window of the Alosa alosa isolate M-15738 ecotype Scorff River chromosome 7, AALO_Geno_1.1, whole genome shotgun sequence genome carries:
- the LOC125297328 gene encoding gastrula zinc finger protein XlCGF57.1-like — protein: MVKEDLKEEEYDHMISCPDEDEKTFAELHCRPKTETDVTESNVTYETQQTTAEIEVKIEDDEQEHDYLLGNESEHPQQKIHGQNDEVQLKGRLHHCTVCRKSFTALRELKKHQQTHSLGVNQSQSTGKRHKCVHCGKVFSQVSHLKTHMLVHTGEKHICAHCGKAFSRIRNLKTHMRIHTGEKSHKCDQCGKVFPHISALKIHSLTHTGEKPHKCIQCGKMFSRIQNLKTHMRIHTGEKPHVCVQCGKAFRNTSNLKSHIMTHTGEKPHLCVQCGKSFLQIAHLKAHMLTHASEKPHICVQCGRAFSENSLLKRHILTHTGEKPHKCIQCGKAYLRTSSLNTHMRIHTGEKPHECDQCGKAFPHISALKTHMLIHTEEKPHICAQCGKGFALIPYLKSHMLTHSEEKPHTCIQCGKAFTKMSSLNYHMMTHTGEKPHVCVHCGKAFKKMSNLNIHMMTHTGKKPHICVQCGKAYSRLKNLKTHMLVHTRENLRDTSEQFSSMSHKIIS